The proteins below are encoded in one region of Limibacillus sp.:
- a CDS encoding cysteine desulfurase family protein — translation MTDSIYLDHNATAPLRPEAAAALSEAFALPGMGNPSSVHAAGRAARALLEEARERLAALYGAQPRELIFTSGGSEANNQALAAAGQGPVLVSAGEHDSVLAAAPGAERLALTPEGQVDLDALRARLVSDPKPVLVSVLWVNNETGVINPVLEIARLVQEAGALFHCDAVQAAGKLPLDFAACGADLLSLSAHKVGGPAGCGLLLLRDGLEAPAFVKGGGQERRRRAGTENLLGALAYAAAAEAAEAGRAALTERLSVWRDAFEARLCEAAPEVKVFGADAPRVANTSCIAWASAPSETQVMAMDLAGFCVSAGSACSSGKVTPSHVLSAMGASPQEAGGALRISLGWDSRESDLTAFTEAWLQFYRRRRAAA, via the coding sequence ATGACCGACAGCATCTATCTCGATCATAACGCCACCGCGCCGCTGCGCCCTGAGGCCGCCGCGGCCCTCAGCGAGGCCTTCGCACTTCCCGGCATGGGGAACCCCTCTTCCGTTCACGCGGCGGGCCGCGCGGCCCGCGCGCTTCTGGAAGAGGCCCGCGAGCGCCTGGCCGCGCTCTACGGCGCTCAGCCGCGCGAGTTGATCTTCACGTCCGGCGGGTCTGAAGCGAACAACCAGGCGCTGGCGGCGGCGGGACAGGGACCCGTTCTGGTCTCCGCCGGAGAGCACGACTCGGTTCTCGCCGCCGCACCGGGCGCGGAGCGTTTGGCGCTGACGCCGGAGGGGCAGGTGGATCTCGATGCCCTGCGCGCGCGGCTCGTAAGCGATCCGAAGCCCGTACTCGTCTCGGTCCTCTGGGTGAACAACGAGACCGGGGTGATCAATCCGGTCCTGGAGATTGCCCGGCTGGTGCAGGAGGCTGGGGCGCTCTTTCACTGCGATGCGGTTCAGGCGGCGGGAAAGCTGCCGCTCGACTTCGCGGCCTGCGGCGCCGACCTCTTGTCGCTGTCCGCGCACAAGGTCGGCGGACCGGCTGGCTGCGGCCTCCTGCTGCTGCGCGACGGATTGGAGGCGCCCGCCTTTGTGAAGGGCGGCGGGCAGGAACGTCGGCGGCGCGCAGGCACCGAGAACCTCTTGGGCGCGCTCGCCTACGCCGCAGCCGCCGAGGCCGCCGAGGCGGGGCGCGCCGCGCTGACTGAACGGCTGAGCGTTTGGCGCGATGCCTTTGAAGCCCGGCTGTGCGAGGCCGCGCCCGAGGTCAAGGTTTTCGGGGCCGACGCGCCCAGGGTCGCCAACACCAGCTGTATTGCCTGGGCGTCCGCGCCTTCGGAAACGCAGGTCATGGCCATGGACCTCGCAGGCTTTTGCGTCAGCGCCGGGTCGGCCTGCTCCTCCGGCAAGGTGACGCCCTCCCACGTTCTCAGCGCCATGGGCGCTTCGCCGCAGGAGGCGGGCGGGGCCTTGCGCATCAGCCTCGGCTGGGATAGCCGTGAGAGCGATTTGACCGCCTTTACCGAGGCTTGGCTGCAGTTCTACCGCCGCCGCCGCGCGGCGGCCTGA
- a CDS encoding aminotransferase class V-fold PLP-dependent enzyme, which translates to MSAREDNRPKTPVYLDYQATTPMDPRAYAVMAPYFTEHFANPHSVEHAAGRAVAEATEVARGQVAQLIGAEPREVIFTSGATEANNLAIKGAARFAREHKGKDHVITLETEHKCVLESMKRLQSEGMRLTVLPVQEDGLLDLNRLEDALDDKTALVSVMAVNNEIGVIQPLAEIGRLCRAAGALFHSDAAQAAGKIALDVEEMQVDLLSLSGHKVYGPKGIGALYLRRRPRARVEPLMDGGGQERGLRSGTLPAPLVVGFGEACRLAGEERVADERRISALRKRLLDGLTARVSGIGINGSLKARVAGNLNLRVEGVDAQELLKAVPEISFSTGSACSSAAVEPSYVLRALGLSEAEARQCFRLALGRFTSEAEVDFAVEALADGIARLRERAKGAA; encoded by the coding sequence ATGAGCGCGCGCGAAGACAACAGGCCCAAGACGCCGGTCTACCTGGACTACCAGGCGACCACGCCGATGGACCCGCGCGCCTATGCGGTCATGGCGCCGTACTTCACCGAGCACTTCGCCAATCCCCATTCGGTCGAGCATGCCGCGGGCCGCGCGGTGGCCGAGGCGACCGAAGTGGCGCGCGGACAGGTGGCCCAGCTGATCGGCGCGGAGCCGCGCGAGGTGATCTTCACCTCCGGCGCGACCGAGGCCAACAACCTCGCCATCAAGGGTGCGGCGCGGTTCGCGCGGGAGCACAAGGGCAAGGATCACGTGATCACGCTGGAGACCGAGCACAAGTGCGTGCTGGAATCCATGAAGCGGCTTCAGTCCGAAGGGATGCGCCTGACGGTTCTGCCGGTCCAAGAGGACGGGCTGCTCGACCTCAACCGTTTGGAGGACGCGCTGGACGACAAGACCGCCCTGGTCTCCGTCATGGCGGTCAACAACGAGATCGGGGTGATTCAGCCCCTGGCCGAAATCGGCCGGCTCTGCCGCGCGGCGGGCGCGCTCTTTCACAGCGACGCCGCGCAGGCCGCCGGGAAGATCGCCCTGGACGTGGAGGAGATGCAGGTCGACCTCTTGTCCCTCTCCGGGCACAAGGTCTATGGACCCAAGGGAATCGGCGCGCTCTATCTGCGCCGCAGGCCGCGCGCGCGCGTCGAGCCGCTGATGGATGGCGGCGGGCAGGAGCGGGGCCTTCGCTCCGGCACCTTGCCCGCGCCGCTGGTCGTGGGCTTCGGTGAGGCCTGCCGTCTGGCGGGCGAAGAGCGCGTCGCCGACGAACGCCGGATTTCAGCCTTGCGAAAACGCCTTTTGGATGGTCTAACCGCGCGCGTTTCCGGGATCGGCATCAACGGCAGCCTGAAGGCGCGCGTCGCCGGCAACCTCAATCTCAGGGTTGAAGGCGTGGATGCCCAGGAGCTGTTGAAGGCCGTGCCGGAGATCAGCTTTTCCACCGGGTCGGCCTGTTCGTCGGCTGCGGTGGAGCCTTCCTACGTGCTGCGCGCGCTGGGCTTGAGCGAGGCCGAGGCGCGGCAGTGCTTCCGCCTTGCACTGGGCCGTTTCACCAGCGAGGCGGAGGTCGATTTTGCCGTGGAGGCGCTGGCCGACGGCATCGCGCGGCTGCGCGAGCGCGCAAAGGGCGCGGCCTGA
- a CDS encoding ferredoxin family 2Fe-2S iron-sulfur cluster binding protein — protein sequence MPKMVFIERDGTRKEVEAPNGLSVLEIAHRNNIDIEGACEGSLACSTCHVIVEDSWFEKLEEASEDEEDMLDLAFGLSATSRLGCQIIMSDELDGLTVNLPNETRNMLLD from the coding sequence ATGCCGAAAATGGTCTTCATCGAACGGGACGGAACCCGCAAGGAAGTCGAGGCCCCCAACGGCCTCTCCGTGCTGGAGATCGCGCACCGTAACAACATCGACATCGAAGGCGCCTGCGAAGGCTCGCTCGCCTGTTCGACCTGTCATGTGATCGTGGAGGACTCCTGGTTCGAGAAACTGGAAGAGGCCTCCGAAGACGAAGAGGACATGCTGGACCTCGCCTTCGGCCTCTCGGCGACCTCGCGTCTCGGCTGTCAGATCATCATGAGCGACGAGCTCGACGGGCTGACCGTCAATCTGCCGAACGAAACCAGGAACATGCTGCTCGACTAA
- the mnmA gene encoding tRNA 2-thiouridine(34) synthase MnmA, whose product MNSLGLPKAPAETRVVVAMSGGVDSSVTAALLKREGYEVIGITLQLYDQGATLARKGACCAGQDIYDARRVADAMGFPHYVLDYESRFSEAVVEDFADSYLRGETPIPCVRCNQTVKFRDLLSTAKELGADVLATGHYVRRVVGAEGAELHGAEESGRDQSYFLFATTPEQLDFLRFPLGSLPKSETRRLAEELALPVADKPDSQDICFVPGGSYARVVEKLRPGALDPGEIVDLEGRVLGRHEGVINYTIGQRRGLGIGGVEEPFYVVAIDAEAKQVVVGPKQALARDRVFVKELNWLGGALPGPEGRACQVKLRSAQKPADARVFVTGGGEALVALEEPQYGIAPGQAAVLYDGSRVLGGGWITGSEQARAAA is encoded by the coding sequence ATGAACAGCTTGGGCCTCCCGAAGGCGCCCGCGGAGACGCGCGTGGTGGTGGCCATGTCGGGTGGGGTCGACTCCTCCGTGACCGCCGCGCTCTTGAAGCGCGAGGGCTACGAGGTGATCGGCATCACGCTGCAGCTCTATGACCAGGGCGCAACGCTGGCGCGCAAGGGCGCCTGCTGCGCGGGCCAGGACATCTACGACGCGCGCCGCGTGGCCGACGCCATGGGCTTTCCCCACTACGTGCTGGACTACGAAAGCCGCTTTTCCGAGGCGGTGGTGGAGGACTTCGCCGACAGCTACCTGCGCGGCGAGACGCCCATCCCCTGCGTGCGCTGCAATCAGACTGTGAAGTTCCGCGACCTGCTTTCGACGGCCAAGGAACTGGGCGCCGACGTGCTGGCGACCGGCCACTACGTGCGCCGGGTCGTGGGTGCCGAGGGCGCCGAGCTGCACGGCGCGGAGGAGAGCGGGCGCGACCAGAGCTACTTCCTTTTCGCCACCACGCCCGAGCAGCTGGATTTCCTGCGCTTCCCGCTGGGCTCGCTGCCCAAGAGCGAGACGCGCCGTCTGGCCGAGGAGCTGGCGCTGCCGGTGGCGGACAAGCCGGACAGCCAGGACATCTGCTTCGTGCCGGGCGGCTCCTACGCCCGCGTCGTGGAGAAGCTGCGCCCCGGCGCGCTGGACCCCGGCGAGATCGTCGACCTGGAGGGCCGGGTGCTGGGCCGCCACGAGGGCGTCATCAACTACACCATCGGCCAGCGCCGGGGACTGGGCATCGGCGGCGTGGAGGAGCCCTTCTACGTGGTCGCCATCGACGCCGAGGCAAAGCAGGTGGTGGTCGGCCCCAAGCAGGCGCTAGCGCGCGACCGCGTCTTCGTGAAGGAGCTGAACTGGCTGGGCGGCGCCTTGCCGGGGCCGGAGGGGCGCGCCTGTCAGGTCAAGCTGCGCTCGGCCCAGAAGCCCGCCGATGCGCGGGTCTTCGTCACCGGCGGCGGCGAAGCTCTGGTGGCGCTGGAAGAGCCGCAGTACGGCATTGCGCCCGGTCAGGCCGCCGTGCTCTATGACGGCAGCCGCGTGCTGGGCGGCGGATGGATCACCGGCAGCGAACAGGCCCGCGCCGCGGCCTGA
- a CDS encoding SCP2 sterol-binding domain-containing protein, with translation MDLDQLAARLRETAALNPPLGYKVLFDLEGLGELWWDGTESPAVVETSAGGEADTVLKVSAENAEKLLAGTLDPTMAFMMGKLKVEGSKGVAMKVASLLSD, from the coding sequence ATGGATCTGGATCAACTCGCCGCGCGCTTGCGCGAAACCGCCGCTCTCAACCCGCCGCTCGGCTATAAGGTGCTTTTCGACCTGGAAGGTCTGGGCGAGCTCTGGTGGGATGGTACGGAGAGCCCGGCGGTGGTCGAGACCTCGGCCGGCGGAGAGGCGGATACGGTGCTGAAAGTCAGCGCCGAGAACGCCGAGAAACTGCTGGCCGGCACGCTCGACCCCACCATGGCCTTCATGATGGGCAAGCTGAAGGTCGAGGGCTCCAAGGGCGTGGCCATGAAGGTGGCCTCGCTGCTGAGCGATTGA
- a CDS encoding PLDc N-terminal domain-containing protein, with protein MMMGLEVGLFGLIWLALVVWAGIHTVQSAASMGGKVIWIVVLLIFPFLGFIAWLIFGPRKAGV; from the coding sequence ATGATGATGGGTTTGGAAGTTGGCCTTTTCGGCCTGATCTGGCTGGCGCTGGTCGTCTGGGCGGGCATTCACACGGTGCAGTCGGCGGCCTCCATGGGCGGCAAGGTGATCTGGATAGTCGTGCTGCTGATCTTCCCCTTCCTGGGCTTCATCGCCTGGCTGATCTTCGGGCCCCGCAAGGCGGGGGTCTGA
- a CDS encoding fatty acid desaturase, with amino-acid sequence MKSLCLQLRHYREPSKARALLELIVTILPLLAIWTAAWHLHTLGYRWVVLLLTIPAALFLVRLFMIQHDCGHGAFLKSRRANDWVGRLLGVVTMTPYDFWRQQHSQHHAASGNLSHRGVGDIDTLTVAEYRSLGYFGRLRYRLYRHPLVLFGLGPTYLFLLKHRLPIGLMRKGIRPWVSTMGTNAAIAGVAAMLLWIMGPNAFLMVNLPIVLLAAAAGVWLFYIQHQFAETNWQTPPNWSLQHAALFG; translated from the coding sequence ATTAAAAGTCTTTGCCTTCAACTCCGACACTATCGCGAACCATCGAAGGCGCGCGCCCTTCTGGAGTTGATCGTAACAATCCTGCCTTTGCTAGCAATCTGGACCGCCGCTTGGCACCTCCATACGCTCGGCTACCGGTGGGTGGTCCTTTTGCTCACGATCCCAGCAGCTCTCTTTCTCGTTCGCCTGTTCATGATCCAACATGATTGCGGGCATGGCGCCTTCTTGAAGAGCCGCCGAGCCAACGACTGGGTAGGCCGACTTTTGGGCGTGGTGACGATGACGCCCTATGACTTCTGGCGCCAGCAGCACTCGCAACACCATGCAGCGTCCGGCAACTTGAGCCATCGAGGCGTCGGCGACATCGACACCCTAACGGTGGCGGAGTACCGATCCCTGGGCTATTTCGGGCGACTGAGATACCGCCTCTACCGGCACCCGCTGGTCCTTTTCGGTCTAGGGCCCACTTACCTGTTCTTGTTGAAGCATCGATTGCCTATTGGGTTGATGCGCAAAGGAATTCGCCCTTGGGTGAGCACCATGGGGACTAACGCGGCCATCGCGGGAGTTGCAGCGATGCTTCTTTGGATCATGGGACCCAACGCTTTCTTGATGGTGAACCTGCCGATAGTCCTTTTGGCAGCGGCGGCGGGCGTCTGGCTATTTTACATTCAGCACCAGTTTGCAGAGACGAATTGGCAAACGCCCCCAAACTGGTCGCTCCAACACGCAGCCCTCTTCGGC